A genomic stretch from Aedes albopictus strain Foshan chromosome 2, AalbF5, whole genome shotgun sequence includes:
- the LOC134287612 gene encoding uncharacterized protein LOC134287612 codes for MPSRGVTKSGAKSDKGARPKARPVSGHSAGGGGNGDIPEVMIMEDTVEECITCKTCQGPDTEDMVQCDRCDGWYHFSCVGVSEEVADKSWSCTNCVTANWIQRTKTALEESARHGDENYDRKSTRSQPVVNIATSTRVNPVIPPTSIFQKPTSSEQAPAYSGGGHTVVPDGMAEQAKFEQQKQQPSLPAGGIDTRKVAPLQETEKALSEISISSSQKSAVQRAKLQLMRLEEERQFQQQQEERRRAAEERAAQEHREYLERKYRLLEEVVSEKGSRSEVSSRVNDWVQEASQVHRTVMSEVDGSNVGHVQAPRSGIEPAQASGQFEQPRIRFEPSAKTGPFNTQVDQRSGNCRKIQQSHNEFASHLRQTERARPMHFPGQQIGISSRCPQPSFVAEPATFNVNGRAISQQPANSILRPPFNSTPFDAQVSAPPACSTGFHSMNPRNSVCASQQASNHGMYDDEFQLSRSQVAARQAVPRDLPTFAGNPEEWPIFLSMYNRTTTMCGFTEEENLVRLQKSLKGKAYEAVKSRLMFPGNVSGVLSTLKMLFGQPEVIIQSLIEKVSSLPAIREDKLDTLVDFAVHVQNFCATVDACGLQEYMYNVSLLHQLVSKLPSSLKLNWAQHRLTEPTANLATFSSWIYALAEAASIVTFPPPVQYDKLSRNETHGSKKGNVYLNAHSEASEESHNASPEEYVEPVPAKHVCPICKSTCKSVDKCERFAELSRESRWAAIREFGLCRTCLRMHKGNCNAKPCGKNGCTYRHHELLHNDSKEKRNTAAAVAPKNESKPSVPPCPNPSGCNTHQVAVSSALFRYLPVVLYGKTAVINTHAFLDEGSELTLLDQELADLLELDGAERPLCLRWTGGTERCEPDSRAYNLQIAGAKERSKRFDINDVRTVKELKLPSQTLDMSKLSQEYSHLRDLPIDSYQDVRPRILIGTKHAHLGLVLKSREGEFGQPIAVKSRLGWTICGGQGSNRGANLHHYSFHICPCNIEADKDLHQAMKDYFSLDSLGVIKPDKLLLSGEDERALTLLQSLTHRRGDRYESGLLWRYDDTRLPDSRSMALQRFQCLKKRMVKEPELQTTLQGKIEEYLAKGYIRMLSDEEVTQKVPHRWYLPVFPVTNPNKPGKIRIVWDAAACAHGTSLNSALLKGPDLLCSLFTILLQFRERRIGLTGDIREMFHQVLIRAEDQFSQCFYWMNERGETEVYAMQVMTFGACCSPTTAQFVKNTNADCFACDYPAAHQAITKSHYVDDMLVSVDTEEQAIQLAKDVRHVHQQGGFEIRNWISNSRMVLAALQGVNTDEKCLDLSSELATEKVLGMWWNTTDDVFTYKVGWNRYDPALLGGERRPTKREVLRVLMTIFDPLGLISHFLSYLKILLQQIWRSGVQWDDEIDDEAYDKWLTWLKVLPRVEHVEIPRCYNSEYLTSEADEVQLHTMVDASENGTAAVCYLRFVHEGSASCSIVAAKCRVAPLKFTSIPRLELEAAVVGARLSNTIQKALSFKIHRKLYWSDSRDVLCWINSDHRRYSQYVGHRISEILETSEMDEWRWVPGKQNPADDATKWSTLPELTSKDRWFKGADFLWLPEEDWPQPRNRKDSTENELRPSLLVHHAASSKPVLRSEDFSSWERLRRVVAYVHRFADNCRHRFRRLPTATGPLTAKQLLTAEHSLIRLCQQECYADEIATLQNSHQHPEKTTSLPKSSSLYQLTPWLDCNGIMRMRGRIAACHYATEDAKYPIILPQKHHTTSLIVGYYHRKHHHLNHETVINEIRQKFRIPHLRACYQQVRKACQMCKNNFAAPMPPYMADLPPARLEAFSRPFTHTGIDYFGPIEVTVGRRVEKRWGMLATCLTVRAIHIEVVNTLSTSSCIMALRNFMARRGTPRKIYSDRGTNFVGANRELLEMHEVIKQDNFMQEFSNAGIEWIFNPPLAPHMGGSWERLIRTVKNNLVMVCPSPRPSDEILRNLLTEVESIVNSRPLTHVPIDEDSAPALTPNHFLLGSSNGSKPLTNLDGSSAALRQNWLTSQILANQYWKRWVSDYLPEITRRSKWFQRQNPIAVGDIAVIADPKMPRNCWPKGKVIGVKISSDGQVRSATVRTASGVYERPATKLAILDVRCDKN; via the coding sequence GTGATGGGTGGTACCATTTCTCATGTGTAGGCGTTTCGGAAGAAGTTGCTGACAAGAGCTGGAGTTGCACTAACTGCGTTACCGCGAATTGGATCCAGCGAACTAAGACAGCTTTGGAAGAAAGTGCCAGGCACGGGGACGAGAACTACGATCGAAAGTCTACGAGAAGCCAGCCAGTTGTAAACATCGCAACAAGCACCCGCGTcaatccagtgattcctccaacgTCGATATTCCAGAAGCCAACTTCATCTGAGCAAGCTCCAGCCTACAGCGGTGGTGGCCATACAGTTGTTCCGGATGGAATGGCTGAACAAGCCAAGTTTGAACAACAGAAGCAGCAGCCATCATTGCCAGCTGGCGGTATCGATACCAGAAAAGTAGCTCCATTACAGGAAACAGAAAAAGCGCTGTCGGAGATCTCCATCTCTTCGTCGCAAAAGTCAGCAGTGCAGCGTGCAAAGTTGCAGTTGATGCGACTGGAGGAAGAGCGACAGTTTCAGCAGCAGCAAGAAGAACGTCGAAGAGCCGCGGAAGAGCGAGCAGCACAGGAGCATAGAGAGTATTTGGAGAGGAAGTATCGCCTGCTGGAAGAAGTCGTGAGCGAGAAGGGAAGTCGCAGCGAGGTTTCGAGTCGTGTCAACGATTGGGTACAAGAGGCTAGCCAAGTACATCGGACAGTCATGTCAGAGGTGGATGGTTCTAACGTGGGACATGTTCAAGCTCCTAGAAGCGGCATCGAACCGGCCCAAGCCAGCGGACAGTTCGAGCAACCTCGTATTCGATTCGAACCCAGTGCTAAAACGGGACCTTTCAATACGCAGGTCGATCAACGATCCGGCAATTGTCGTAAGATTCAGCAGTCGCACAATGAGTTTGCCAGTCACCTTAGACAGACAGAACGAGCGAGACCGATGCATTTTCCCGGCCAGCAAATCGGAATATCTTCGAGATGTCCTCAGCCAAGTTTTGTCGCAGAGCCTGCAACGTTCAATGTCAACGGAAGAGCCATATCGCAACAACCTGCGAACTCGATTCTTAGACCTCCTTTCAACTCTACTCCCTTCGATGCGCAAGTATCGGCTCCACCGGCGTGTTCTACTGGTTTCCACTCTATGAACCCTCGGAACAGTGTATGTGCTTCCCAGCAAGCATCAAACCACGGAATGTACGACGATGAGTTCCAGCTTTCGCGCTCCCAAGTGGCAGCCAGACAAGCCGTTCCACGAGATTTGCCAACGTTTGCCGGTAATCCAGAAGAATGGCCGATATTTCTGTCGATGTACAACCGTACTACTACAATGTGTGGCTTCACCGAGGAGGAGAACCTAGTTCGGCTGCAAAAGAGCCTAAAAGGCAAAGCCTATGAAGCGGTGAAGAGTCGGCTGATGTTCCCCGGAAACGTTTCAGGCGTTTTGTCGACACTGAAGATGCTGTTCGGGcaacctgaagtcattattcagtCCCTAATTGAGAAAGTAAGCTCTCTACCGGCTATTAGGGAAGACAAGTTGGATACGCTGGTAGATTTTGCCGTACATGTGCAGAACTTCTGTGCCACCGTAGATGCGTGTGGGCTACAGGAGTATATGTACAACGTCTCGTTGCTCCACCAGTTAGTTAGCAAGCTACCATCATCGCTCAAACTCAACTGGGCGCAGCATCGTCTAACGGAACCCACGGCCAACCTGGCGACTTTCAGTAGCTGGATCTACGCTTTGGCAGAAGCGGCAAGCATCGTCACTTTCCCGCCGCCGGTGCAGTATGATAAACTCTCCCGAAATGAGACTCACGGTTCCAAAAAGGGAAATGTGTATCTCAATGCCCACTCTGAAGCCTCAGAGGAGAGTCATAATGCTTCGCCTGAAGAATACGTGGAGCCTGTGCCAGCGAAACATGTTTGTCCAATCTGTAAGAGCACTTGCAAATCCGTCGACAAGTGTGAGCGCTTCGCTGAGCTATCCAGAGAATCACGCTGGGCAGCCATCAGGGAGTTTGGCCTGTGCAGAACCTGTCTGCGGATGCACAAGGGAAATTGCAACGCCAAGCCTTGCGGTAAAAATGGATGCACCTACCGGCATCACGAGCTGCTGCATAACGATTCGAAGGAGAAGCGGAATACCGCAGCCGCCGTCGCACCCAAAAACGAAAGTAAGCCGTCTGTTCCACCTTGCCCGAATCCATCTGGATGCAACACACATCAAGTAGCTGTCAGCTCAGCGCTGTTTCGCTACCTCCCTGTCGTTTTGTACGGAAAAACGGCCGTAATAAACACGCACGCCTTCTTGGACGAGGGCTCCGAGCTTACCCTGCTTGATCAAGAGCTGGCGGATCTGCTAGAGCTGGATGGTGCCGAACGACCGCTATGCCTACGTTGGACAGGAGGAACGGAACGCTGTGAGCCGGATTCCCGAGCATACAATCTTCAAATCGCTGGAGCTAAAGAGAGAAGCAAGCGGTTCGACATCAACGACGTACGAACGGTAAAGGAGCTGAAGCTACCATCGCAAACATTGGATATGAGCAAACTTTCCCAGGAGTACTCACATCTCCGAGACCTGCCGATCGACTCCTACCAAGATGTACGGCCACGCATACTGATCGGAACCAAACACGCCCATCTTGGCCTCGTGTTGAAAAGCCGAGAGGGAGAATTCGGGCAGCCGATAGCAGTTAAGTCACGGCTGGGCTGGACCATCTGTGGAGGACAAGGCAGTAATCGTGGAGCAAATCTTCATCACTATAGCTTTCACATCTGCCCGTGTAACATCGAAGCAGACAAGGACCTACACCAAGCGATGAAGGATTACTTTTCCCTCGACAGCTTAGGAGTCATCAAACCGGACAAATTGCTGTTATCTGGCGAAGATGAACGGGCTCTCACACTACTACAGTCGCTTACGCACCGCCGGGGGGATCGATACGAATCCGGCCTACTCTGGCGATATGACGATACCCGTCTACCGGATAGTCGATCCATGGCGCTTCAACGGTTCCAATGCCTGAAGAAGCGGATGGTTAAGGAACCAGAACTGCAAACAACCTTGCAGGGAAAAATCGAAGAGTACTTAGCAAAAGGCTACATCAGGATGCTCAGCGATGAGGAAGTCACCCAGAAAGTACCGCACCGGTGGTATCTTCCAGTTTTCCCCGTAACCAATCCGAACAAACCCGGAAAAATACGGATAGTGTGGGACGCAGCGGCATGCGCCCACGGTACTTCGCTCAACTCGGCTCTTCTCAAAGGACCAGACCTACTTTGCTCCCTCTTCACAATTCTTCTCCAGTTCCGAGAACGTCGCATCGGGCTTACCGGCGATATacgtgaaatgtttcaccaagtGCTGATCCGTGCCGAAGACCAATTCAGCCAGTGCTTCTACTGGATGAATGAACGAGGAGAAACCGAAGTATACGCAATGCAAGTTATGACTTTTGGAGCGTGTTGTTCCCCCACCACTGCACAGTTCGTGAAGAACACCAATGCCGACTGTTTCGCATGCGATTATCCAGCAGCACACCAAGCCATTACGAAGTCCCACTATGTCGACGATATGCTGGTCAGCGTGGACACCGAGGAGCAAGCCATCCAACTGGCTAAGGATGTTAGGCACGTCCACCAACAAGGCGGATTTGAGATTCGTAACTGGATCAGTAACTCGAGGATGGTACTGGCGGCGCTGCAAGGAGTAAATACCGACGAGAAATGTCTCGACCTGTCTTCCGAATTGGCCACAGAGAAGGTTTTAGGCATGTGGTGGAATACGACCGACGACGTGTTCACTTACAAAGTGGGATGGAACCGATACGATCCGGCTTTGTTAGGAGGTGAACGCAGGCCAACGAAGCGGGAAGTTCTTCGCGTTCTAATGACAATCTTCGACCCGCTCGGTCTAATTTCACACTTTCTGTCATACCTTAAAATTCTGCTACAGCAGATCTGGCGATCCGGCGTACAGTGGGATGACGAAATCGACGACGAAGCCTACGACAAATGGCTTACTTGGTTGAAGGTGCTTCCACGCGTCGAACATGTGGAGATTCCCCGGTGCTACAACTCCGAATACCTCACAAGCGAAGCCGATGAAGTACAGCTGCACACGATGGTAGACGCTAGCGAAAACGGCACGGCCGCCGTTTGTTACCTCCGTTTTGTCCACGAGGGATCCGCCTCGTGTTCCATAGTCGCAGCCAAATGTCGAGTTGCTCCACTTAAGTTCACATCGATCCCACGACTAGAACTTGAAGCCGCGGTAGTTGGCGCCCGGCTGTCGAATACCATTCAAAAGGCGCTTAGCTTCAAGATCCACCGAAAACTGTATTGGTCGGATTCCAGAGACGTCCTCTGCTGGATCAACTCAGACCACCGGCGTTACAGCCAGTACGTGGGCCATAGAATTAGCGAAATACTGGAAACATCCGAAATGGACGAATGGCGATGGGTTCCGGGCAAGCAAAATCCTGCTGACGATGCCACGAAGTGGAGTACGCTACCAGAATTAACATCCAAAGACAGGTGGTTTAAAGGTGCAGATTTTCTCTGGCTCCCTGAAGAGGACTGGCCACAGCCTCGCAACCGGAAAGATTCGACCGAAAACGAATTACGTCCGTCGCTGCTAGTTCACCACGCTGCTTCCTCGAAACCAGTACTCCGCTCCGAAGACTTTTCATCATGGGAAAGACTACGCCGAGTAGTTGCATACGTCCACCGATTCGCCGATAATTGTCGTCACAGGTTCCGCAGATTGCCGACGGCTACAGGACCACTTACGGCCAAGCAGCTACTGACGGCTGAACACTCTCTGATTCGACTTTGTCAACAGGAATGCTACGCTGACGAGATAGCAACGCTGCAAAATTCACATCAACATCCAGAGAAAACTACGAGCCTACCGAAATCCAGCTCACTATACCAGCTGACACCATGGTTGGACTGCAATGGGATCATGCGAATGCGAGGGCGTATCGCGGCGTGCCACTATGCAACCGAGGATGCAAAATACCCCATAATACTTCCACAAAAGCATCACACCACCAGCCTGATCGTTGGATATTATCACCGGAAACATCATCACCTTAACCACGAAACAGTGATCAATGAGATCAGGCAGAAGTTTCGCATTCCACACTTGCGCGCATGTTACCAGCAAGTGCGCAAAGCTTGCCAAATGTGCAAAAATAACTTCGCAGCACCAATGCCGCCCTACATGGCTGACCTACCACCCGCCCGCCTTGAGGCCTTCTCCCGACCTTTCACCCACACCGGGATTGACTACTTCGGTCCAATCGAAGTCACCGTTGGAAGAAGAGTGGAGAAGCGATGGGGAATGCTGGCCACATGTCTGACTGTCCGAGCAATCCACATAGAGGTTGTTAATACCTTAAGCACGAGCTCCTGCATCATGGCTCTACGGAATTTCATGGCCCGTCGGGGAACCCCCCGCAAGATCTACAGCGATCGTGGTACAAACTTCGTTGGCGCCAACCGGGAGTTACTAGAAATGCACGAAGTAATAAAGCAGGACAACTTCATGCAAGAGTTTAGTAATGCAGGAATAGAATGGATCTTTAACCCTCCTCTCGCCCCTCACATGGGTGGCAGCTGGGAGCGGCTGATCCGCACCGTTAAGAACAACTTGGTGATGGTTTGTCCATCGCCACGGCCATCTGACGAAATATTGCGAAATCTGCTGACTGAAGTCGAGAGTATCGTGAATTCGCGACCACTTACCCACGTGCCAATAGATGAAGACTCGGCTCCAGCACTAACGCCGAACCACTTCTTACTTGGATCATCCAACGGATCGAAGCCTCTGACCAACCTCGATGGAAGTAGTGCAGCACTAAGGCAGAACTGGCTAACGTCGCAGATACTTGCCAATCAATACTGGAAACGCTGGGTGTCAGACTATTTGCCAGAGATAACCAGGAGATCCAAGTGGTTTCAACGACAAAATCCGATTGCTGTCGGAGATATTGCGGTCATTGCAGATCCAAAGATGCCACGCAACTGTTGGCCGAAAGGCAAGGTCATTGGGGTCAAAATCAGCTCTGATGGACAGGTTCGGTCAGCAACAGTGAGGACAGCGAGCGGCGTCTATGAACGTCCTGCGACGAAGTTGGCAATTTTGGACGTCCGGTGCGACAAAAATTAA